From one Mytilus trossulus isolate FHL-02 chromosome 10, PNRI_Mtr1.1.1.hap1, whole genome shotgun sequence genomic stretch:
- the LOC134687401 gene encoding uncharacterized protein LOC134687401 isoform X2 yields MVSKVLMISFILMLIALLVYVIGFATPHLVDIELPPYKIYGGLWVRCQSLNDVKNCMDTADFQGTLGNLGNRGWFKASRATSILGVIFLVTAIICVGLKLFAFKEKTYILIAGICMTIAAVVFILVAVIIFTQSVEEVTFQYPFNYGFSFALIIVGMCIAVIAGV; encoded by the exons ATGGTTTCGAAAGTTTTAATGATCAGTTTTATACTGATGCTGATAGCTTTGCTAGTATATGTGATTGGCTTTGCGACTCCACATTTGGTTGATATTGAACTACCCCCTTACAAGATTTATGGTGGACTATGGGTACGCTGTCAATCGTTAAATGATGTGAAAAATTGCATGGATACAGCTGATTTCCAAGGAACTTTAGGCAATTTAGGAAATAGAG GATGGTTTAAGGCTAGCAGAGCAACAAGTATCCTCGGGGTTATTTTCCTTGTTACTGCAATCATTTGTGTTGGTCTAAAATTGTTTGCTTTCAAGGAGAAGACATATATTCTCATAGCTGGTATTTGCATGACAATTGCCGCAG tgGTGTTCATTCTGGTCGCTGTGATAATTTTCACACAGAGTGTGGAAGAAGTTACATTTCAATACCCTTTCAATTATGGCTTTTCGTTTGCCTTGATAATTGTCGGAATGTGTATAGCTGTGATTGCTGGCGTCTAA